The genomic DNA GGCGTTCGAGAGAGGCTGCGCTCGCTGAGCAGGAGTGTCAGGAACCGCACGAGGAGCAGGAGTCGGCCGGTGCGGAGCCCGAGtatcgacagcgacgagcgCTACCATTATCGATGAGTGTCGACGGTGGAAGAGGTGCAAGACTGTACGAGACACGGTGTGCGAGCGTTGCTGTAGCATTCTCAAGCTGAATTGACGGCCTCAGTCCACCCTTCCCGCTGCTTGCTGTGCGGTAAGCTTTTGACTTGCTCTGACTCCCCTTCCCCCGACTCCACCGCCACCTCCACTTTTGGTCTTACCACAACACGGCGACATTGATCTTTGGAAAGCGCATTGCACACACATCCACTCAGCATGCCTCACGTCAAGTTCGACCAGAACACGCTCGAGCCGCGCCTCGTCAGCCATAGCATCGATCACTACATCCGCATCTTGACCACGCGCCGAAACCGCGACTACATCAACAACCAGCCACCAGCAGTCCGCCCACCATCCAAGACCTACCCAGCTGCTGTCTTCCCACCAACAGacaaaaagaagaagcacaaggCCACCTACTGCCTCCGTCTCATCCGCGCTATGGACCGCTACGACGAAAACCCAGCAGTCTACGACCCTTCTCAAGCCTCTCCACTCCCACCAATTCTGCGCCTTCCTTCAGAGCTGAGCCAGAAGATCCTCGACCACGTCCTCGACGACCAAGACGTCCTCTTCCCCCGCCCAACTTCTACCACCCAGGCCCTCGCCCTCACTTGCAAGGCTTGGGCAGCCGATTTGCccgaagtgaagaagcttTGGGACCGCCGCGAGGAGAAAGTGAGGGAGGAATCGGGCATGAAGAAGGCGGATCTGACCGCCTATATGGCGGATCTCCTGGCGCCACTGCAgcatgcttctgctgccatCAGCCAGACGAGGGTGACGGGGAAGCAGGCGGCCAGGAAGGCCAAGAGGTACAATGAGAAGAGACGTCGGGCCCTGCGCCGCTGAGAGGTGTTTTCTCGTGTGTTTTTGCCTCCTCTCCGCGTGTTTTGGGGGCGCTTTTTGCTGGCGGAAGTTTTTGTGATTGGCTTGGCTTTTGGTCGGTTTTGCGGAGATACGAGAAATGAAAGCAATTTCAACCAATTTTGTGTTCAATTTGCTTGTGAAACTTGTGTGTCTCTGTTCGAAGATGTGTGAGAGTGCCAATGTGTGTGCGGACGGGCTCTGTCAGACATGAATGTTGGGATTGAGTGGAGAAGCAACAACCTCTGTCTCCGCTAAACTCTCGAGTAGAAAGCCAATGGGTATAGAAATGGGTTGCGTGCAGCCGTGGTAATCGGGACGAGTGAACAAATTATAGCCGGTCTCTCCGCCAAGTGCTTGACCTGCAAGGCAAGGAATGTGACGAAGCTCCAGGTGGTGGGGATAATATAGAATCAGAGTCAAGGAGATGTTGTAAGTCCCTCCGTCAAAATCTCGACTAGAAAGCCAACGGATAGGAAAATGGATACCGAGTAGCTGTGACAATCTGACCAGAGTGAAGAGGAATGAGGGCTCTCTCCGTCAAATGCTCAACGTGGCAGCCAACGAGCGTGACTAAGCTCTAGGTAGCATGTGGCAAATGGAATCAGAGTGAGAAAGCGATGATGAGTCTCTCCGTGGAAACAACATCTTGCGAGCCAACGTGTAGAGAAATGGGCCCCGTGCATCTGCATAAATTTGGAGCGAGCGAAGAGTCCGCTATGGTTTTCTCCGTCAAATGCCCAAGCTGGCGGCCAACCAATGTGAATGAGCTGTGTGAAAGGCTGGCTCAAATTTCATTTGGAGTCAACAAGATATTCCAGGTTTCTCCGTGAAATCATCACTTTGAGAGCCAATGCGTAGAGAGATGGGCCACGAGCCGTGAAAGACAATCAGGGCGAGCGAAGAAACCTCAATGCTTTTCTCCATCGTATCCGCGTCCAGACAGCCAACGAGGGTGAATGTCTCATGGATAGCCAGAGACAAATGGAAAGGGAGTCAAGACGCCATAATGCCTTATTACGCGGCAACTGAGGCGATGCATTGCTAAACAACGATTGAGAGGCCATGCGAAATGATGCGGAGAGGCGAAGGCAGTTAGAGCCTCATCTCACAAACGCAACGCCGCAGTCAGTCGCCAGTCGAGCTCACGCTGCGGAATCCCTTGCTTCTACTCCATAGTCGGCCCAGTCAGTGAGTCGTAACAGCGTCTCGAACCTTCTGAAGGCGCCATTGTGGCACTACACAATGTTGTGACGTCTGACTCTCAAAGTATCCTGGAATGCCTTGAGCCTGGAAAATAGCTGTCCGCATCAGCGGTAGCAGGTAGCATTAGAGCTTTCAATCCAGACCCCACATGCCAAAGAGTGTTCGAAAGTTCATCCTTGGAATTGCAACTTCCGACTGATGACGCTAACGAGACCAGAAAAGCCTTGAGGAGTGAATTCCTGTGTAATGGCAGTCAAAAACATCGACGGGCGTTTCTGTTCCAAGTGTGCTATAAGAGGTGACCAGCAGAGAGACGAGCTGCAGGCAGCGGTGGACATATCTGAGAAGAGTAGGAGGGAGACGATAGTCTCTCCACTGCAGCTTCGACCGCAAACCCAACGAGCATGGATGAGGGCGAAAAATAGTGCTTGCCCTTCGGAAGGGAATTGAGATCCTGTGACGGCTGTCTCGAGGTAAGTCTCGATCAGAAAGCCAACAAGTCTGAGGTAGGGCTATGTGAAGCGTTGCACATTTCAGAGGAGAGCGAAAGACTCATAAAGTGGTTTTCCATCGCATCGTTGAGCTGGGATGCCGTCGAATGTGGAAAGGTGTCTCCGCAGCAGCCATTGGTATTCGAAAGGAGAATGAATCGAAATTGAGAAGTCTCCAGCTGACTCTTGAGTACGAAGCcaaggagatcaaggatAGGCCCCAGGGTATGTGTACCCATCTGGAATGAGAGCGAAGGGATCATGATCGGTCTCTCCGTTCGACAGCGCGCCCGAAGCCAATGAGTAGACAATGGCCGGCCAAGAAGCAAGATATGCTTCAAATGAGAGAGCAGTGGAGCAGCGATCGGTATCTCTGTCTAAAGGTATGGTACAAAACCGCCGCGCCCAAGCATAGGGAGCAAGAGGCCGTAGTCTTGCCGTGCGAGGACTCCGGATCTGGGACAGATGACACAGCGGCAAGTAATACCTAGGGCTTCTCTGGCATTGTATGCTGCAGAGCCGACAAGGCTGGCTCCAGCTCACTCAGTACCATTCAAGGTTCGCTGAGGACACATTCATAGCAGAAGCGAACCAATGAGGATAGTACAACGACATACTCCATTGaggttctagatatatcAGCCTGCTTGGCTCGCTACTGACTAGGCAAAGTCTCTCTGCAAATCGGACACTGCAAGCGGAACTTCATCCAGCCCTCGAGGCAAGGGGTATGGAAGATGTGACGACAAGGTGTGACCATGTATGTTCGCCTTGCCAACAAGTTCGCACCAAGCCCGCCTGCATCACTAGGCGCTCCAGCTTCAACGACTGGAACTTCCAAGTCTTGCATACAGATGGCGCAATCGAAGACACGCTTGCCCTTTTCTTGCGGCTCTTTGGCGTTGCTTGTCCGGCGCCCTAGTGAAGGAACCCGCTCGTGTACGGGGGATGAAGGCGCAGATGCGTCTTTGGCTACACCAGCTGCCTCACTGAACCCGATAGGCATGTTGCcgccttcctcgtcctctctCAAGATGGGATGATAGTCGTACGCAGCAGGGATAGATTTCCAGCTTGCTTTCACGAACCAACGTGGCCCAATGAGTTCCTGTGATCCAAGTACAACGATCTGCACCCACAGCCAAAGGACCAGTATAGCCATGCTGTAAAAGTCCTGCTCCGCGAAAGCGACGTTATTCTTGTAAACGTGGATGTAAGCGAAAGGAACCAGTCGCAGGACACTCTGCCCGATCACAAACTCCCATCGAAGTGCTCTGCGGCAGTTCCGTTGGACGTTACGCACGATTTGAGGAACCCAATAACTCGTCATACAGAATGAGAGGAGTATGAAGAAGACGCGGCGCACTGGGCCAGGCCAAGACATTGCCAACAAGCTGATGAAGACAATAATAACGAGAGTTCCATAAGACTTTGCGTACAAGGATCCAAAGCTGGGCATGCGACTTGCGACCATGGCATCGACGTTTCGAGGAGGAGCAGTTTCCGTTATCGGTAGCAGACCCTCTTGATCTGAAGGCATAAAGAAGACGGGTGATGCCCCGGtgtctgctggtgctggggTAGGGGCTTGCGGAAAGGTTCCAGGCAAGATTTGTTCTGTTCCTGTTGCTTCAGTGTCTTGTGTGGTAGGAGGGTCAGTCTCAGCAGCGGATGTAGTATGGGGTGCATTGCCTCCTCCAGCGGCCGCTTGCTCTCTCGCTTGACGTTCGGCTCGTAAGCGATTCAATGTTTCCAAAAGCCTTTGCGAAATTCGCAAgtcctcttcgacttctgcCCGCACAGCACGTTCGCGTTCTGGTTCTTGCACTTGCCAGATGGTCCTCACAAAGTACATGCCGAGCATGGCCACGTTGACAAAGGCGACGAAGCCAGCTCCCGCGAATTGGACGAGAAGCGCTGGAACAGATGTGGTGGCCACAATGAGCCCCATAGTAACGTATCCATCACTGAGCACAAGCAAGATGGTGGTGTACAGGCTAATCCTGCTGCGTGTGGAAGGAGTACTAGCCTCGCGCATCTGCCGCATCAGTATCGTGATTTGTGCAAACAGAACGCCAATGAAGACCAGTAGATGATTGCGTGTATGCAGGAATCGGACTTCCAATTTTGGGCCAACCAGATGATTGCCATCCTGCACGACAGTGTCTGGGGGGCCCTGTGACTCCAACACAAAGCCGCAATCTGGGGAGAATAACAGCATAGAGAAGTGGAGGTCGGCCGGGGGCGGCACGAAAGCGCCAGTGGGAAATCGCAGCTCTCGCTCGAGAAATCTGAGCACAGCCGATCCGTATTGCATGTTCGTGGCAGTTGCCATTTGCTGTAGATAGACCACAAGCTCGCATCTGGGCCAGACAAAGTCGTCGGTTGCCTCCATCTTGGACGTCCATGGATTCAGAGCGTCGGAGTCTTCAGAAATCTGTCGATGTATCTCGTGCGCAATGGATCTGTTGAGCAGATTGCGCATCGTCTCAAAAGTGTGTTGGGAAAGAGCGAAATGTGGCAGACCAAATATTCCGCCAAACTTGTCGCTGGTCGTGCTGAAGATGCCATGGCCAGTAGCGATGTCATATGTCCCATGCAACTGCGCTTCCCACTCGTCATAACTTTCACCATCTGCAAGAAGCAGATGTACTCCCATTTCAGTTGTGCTGTTCTCCGTATATGTCCCCTCGTACTGTTTGAACCGAATCGTGGCTTCGCCGCGTTGACCGGTGACGTTTCTTTCGAAACGTCCAGGACTCGTGTTTTGAGCGAATGGGTCCTTGGGAATGTAGCGTGTCAAGTTGAGCTGTGGCGTGGACACAGTCTCCTGCAGTGGTGAGCGTCTCCATTTGCCCATCACATATCCAGTGACGTTGTTGTATAGCGGGATGGGATTTCTCCCTTCTGCGTGTCCCTCCAAGGCCGC from Cercospora beticola chromosome 3, complete sequence includes the following:
- a CDS encoding uncharacterized protein (BUSCO:EOG092619VG), whose translation is MADRRNVLLPLVFLTWFWFSQSHQPLRQPGFAARPTVKDAIVAEQEQLWAIGNSSWSTEVEREGPTANITGFETDSGFIWDAVPAVRARAQERLEYALGDWGTAALEGHAEGRNPIPLYNNVTGYVMGKWRRSPLQETVSTPQLNLTRYIPKDPFAQNTSPGRFERNVTGQRGEATIRFKQYEGTYTENSTTEMGVHLLLADGESYDEWEAQLHGTYDIATGHGIFSTTSDKFGGIFGLPHFALSQHTFETMRNLLNRSIAHEIHRQISEDSDALNPWTSKMEATDDFVWPRCELVVYLQQMATATNMQYGSAVLRFLERELRFPTGAFVPPPADLHFSMLLFSPDCGFVLESQGPPDTVVQDGNHLVGPKLEVRFLHTRNHLLVFIGVLFAQITILMRQMREASTPSTRSRISLYTTILLVLSDGYVTMGLIVATTSVPALLVQFAGAGFVAFVNVAMLGMYFVRTIWQVQEPERERAVRAEVEEDLRISQRLLETLNRLRAERQAREQAAAGGGNAPHTTSAAETDPPTTQDTEATGTEQILPGTFPQAPTPAPADTGASPVFFMPSDQEGLLPITETAPPRNVDAMVASRMPSFGSLYAKSYGTLVIIVFISLLAMSWPGPVRRVFFILLSFCMTSYWVPQIVRNVQRNCRRALRWEFVIGQSVLRLVPFAYIHVYKNNVAFAEQDFYSMAILVLWLWVQIVVLGSQELIGPRWFVKASWKSIPAAYDYHPILREDEEGGNMPIGFSEAAGVAKDASAPSSPVHERVPSLGRRTSNAKEPQEKGKRVFDCAICMQDLEVPVVEAGAPSDAGGLGANLLARRTYMVTPCRHIFHTPCLEGWMKFRLQCPICRETLPSQ